A window from Streptomyces sp. NBC_00299 encodes these proteins:
- a CDS encoding lytic polysaccharide monooxygenase auxiliary activity family 9 protein yields the protein MPARRKAATVAALGLTPLALTALATAPASAHGSMGDPVSRVSQCYAEGPESPKSDACKAAVAAGGTQALYDWNGIRIGNADGRHQELIPDGKLCSANSEAFKGLDLARADWPATSVSSGSYTFKYRVTAPHKGTFKVYITKQGYDPSKPLAWDDLDLANPVATSTDPAASGGFYTFSGTLPQRSGKQLLYAVWQRSDSPEAFYSCSDVAFGGASGGGSGSGDGGGSTDTSGGSDTTGEAAPAPSASAPSEEQIEDGADESTIEHNGHGDQDASTSVEPAAAAAQEQSAPANQPKAAGATENLAETGGDGSTAYLAMGGAATLALGSAVLFASVRRRAAGARHGR from the coding sequence ATGCCCGCACGCCGCAAGGCCGCCACCGTCGCCGCCCTGGGCCTGACCCCGCTCGCCCTCACCGCTCTCGCCACCGCGCCCGCCTCGGCGCACGGCTCGATGGGCGACCCGGTCAGCCGGGTCTCGCAGTGTTACGCGGAGGGCCCGGAGAGCCCGAAGTCCGACGCGTGCAAGGCGGCGGTTGCGGCGGGCGGTACGCAGGCCCTCTACGACTGGAACGGCATACGCATCGGCAACGCGGACGGCCGGCACCAGGAGCTGATCCCGGACGGCAAGCTGTGCAGCGCGAACAGCGAGGCGTTCAAGGGCCTCGACCTGGCCCGCGCCGACTGGCCGGCGACGAGCGTGAGCAGCGGGTCGTACACGTTCAAGTACCGCGTGACCGCGCCGCACAAGGGCACCTTCAAGGTCTACATCACGAAGCAGGGGTACGACCCGTCGAAGCCGTTGGCCTGGGACGACCTGGACCTGGCGAACCCGGTGGCGACGTCCACCGACCCGGCGGCCTCGGGCGGCTTCTACACCTTCTCCGGCACCCTGCCGCAGCGCTCCGGCAAGCAGCTGCTGTACGCGGTCTGGCAGCGCTCGGACAGCCCGGAGGCGTTCTACTCCTGCTCGGACGTCGCCTTCGGCGGCGCGAGCGGGGGCGGTTCGGGCAGTGGCGACGGTGGCGGCAGCACGGACACCTCGGGCGGCAGCGACACCACCGGTGAGGCCGCGCCCGCGCCGAGCGCCTCCGCGCCCTCCGAGGAGCAGATCGAGGACGGTGCCGACGAGTCGACCATCGAGCACAACGGCCACGGTGACCAGGACGCCAGTACGTCGGTGGAGCCGGCCGCGGCGGCCGCGCAGGAGCAGTCAGCCCCGGCCAACCAGCCGAAGGCCGCCGGTGCCACCGAGAACCTCGCCGAGACCGGCGGGGACGGCAGCACGGCGTATCTCGCGATGGGCGGCGCGGCGACCCTCGCGCTCGGCTCGGCGGTCCTGTTCGCGTCGGTGCGCCGCCGTGCGGCCGGCGCTCGCCACGGGCGCTGA
- a CDS encoding arsenate reductase ArsC — MSSSPLASVLFVCVHNAGRSQMAAGFLSHLAGDRIEVRSAGSIPGDQVNPAAVEAMHEVGIDISAAEPKVLTTEAVQASDYVITMGCGDACPIFPGKKYLDWALEDPAGKGVEAVRPIRDEIHKRIEALIAEIDATQEA, encoded by the coding sequence ATGTCCTCCAGCCCGCTCGCCTCCGTGCTGTTCGTCTGCGTCCACAACGCCGGGCGCTCCCAGATGGCCGCCGGATTCCTCAGCCACCTCGCGGGCGACCGGATCGAGGTCCGCTCCGCCGGCTCCATCCCCGGCGACCAGGTCAACCCGGCCGCCGTCGAGGCCATGCACGAGGTCGGCATCGACATCTCCGCGGCCGAGCCGAAGGTCCTCACCACCGAGGCCGTCCAGGCGTCCGACTACGTCATCACCATGGGCTGCGGCGACGCCTGCCCGATCTTCCCCGGCAAGAAGTACCTGGACTGGGCCCTGGAAGACCCCGCGGGCAAGGGCGTCGAGGCCGTCCGCCCCATCCGCGACGAGATCCACAAGCGCATCGAGGCCCTGATCGCCGAGATCGACGCCACGCAGGAGGCGTGA
- a CDS encoding ArsR/SmtB family transcription factor, giving the protein MLTSVDTDLLRVLADPLRLRIVTLLAKETLCTTHLIEETGARQTNLSNHLKVLREAGVVETEPCGRFTYYRLKPDVITSLAGQFADLAETARTTAENNVKRSCP; this is encoded by the coding sequence ATGCTGACGTCAGTCGACACTGATCTGTTGCGGGTTCTCGCGGACCCGCTCCGCCTCCGGATCGTCACCCTGCTCGCCAAGGAGACGCTCTGCACCACGCACCTGATCGAGGAGACGGGGGCCAGGCAGACCAACCTCTCCAACCACCTGAAGGTGCTGCGCGAGGCCGGGGTCGTGGAGACCGAGCCGTGCGGCCGGTTCACCTACTACCGGCTCAAGCCCGACGTCATCACCTCCCTCGCGGGCCAGTTCGCCGATCTGGCGGAGACGGCGCGCACCACCGCCGAGAACAACGTCAAGCGGTCCTGCCCCTGA
- a CDS encoding aquaporin, which yields MTATEAAEHDRAEESPIAPDVVGADPQPAPGATPPQTPPLLARAAAELVGTAALVAVVVGSGIQATELTEDVGLQLLANSTATVFGLGVLILLLGPVSGAHFNPAVTLAEWWTARRGGPGVTLREAAVYVPAQIVGAIAGAILADAMFGEPLVKWSTHDRSAGHLLLGEVVATAGLILLIFGLARTDRLRFAPVAVASYIGAAYWFTSSTSFANPAVTIGRAFTDTFAGIAPGSVVGFIGMQLVGAVVGLALVALIFLPGRTTAE from the coding sequence TTGACCGCCACCGAGGCTGCCGAGCACGACAGAGCCGAGGAATCCCCGATAGCCCCGGACGTGGTCGGGGCCGACCCGCAGCCCGCCCCGGGCGCCACCCCGCCCCAGACGCCGCCGCTGCTCGCCAGGGCCGCGGCCGAACTGGTCGGCACCGCGGCACTCGTGGCGGTGGTGGTCGGCTCCGGCATCCAGGCCACCGAACTCACCGAGGACGTCGGCCTGCAACTCCTCGCGAACTCCACGGCCACCGTCTTCGGCCTGGGTGTGCTGATCCTGCTGCTCGGCCCGGTGTCCGGCGCGCACTTCAATCCCGCCGTCACCCTCGCCGAGTGGTGGACCGCTCGCCGCGGCGGCCCCGGCGTGACGTTGCGGGAGGCCGCTGTCTACGTCCCCGCCCAGATCGTCGGCGCCATCGCGGGCGCGATCCTGGCCGACGCGATGTTCGGCGAACCGCTGGTGAAGTGGTCCACCCACGACCGCTCAGCCGGGCACCTGCTGCTGGGCGAGGTCGTCGCGACGGCCGGGCTGATCCTGCTGATCTTCGGCCTGGCCCGCACCGACCGCCTCCGCTTTGCCCCCGTCGCGGTCGCCTCCTACATCGGCGCCGCGTACTGGTTCACCTCGTCCACGTCCTTCGCCAACCCGGCCGTGACGATCGGCCGTGCCTTCACCGACACCTTCGCCGGCATTGCTCCGGGCTCGGTGGTGGGCTTCATCGGCATGCAACTCGTCGGCGCCGTGGTCGGCTTGGCGCTCGTGGCCCTAATCTTCCTTCCCGGCCGGACAACCGCCGAGTGA
- a CDS encoding ArsR/SmtB family transcription factor gives MSNTKVLPLLEPAPGEAAAPCCPPVTERPFTAEEAETAARMFKALGDPVRLRLFSAVASHEGGEACVCDISDVGVSQPTVSHHLKKLKEAGLLTSERRGTWVYYRVEPTVLAAMGQLLVKAAPTAA, from the coding sequence ATGTCGAATACGAAGGTGCTACCGCTGCTGGAACCCGCCCCCGGCGAGGCTGCGGCGCCGTGCTGCCCACCGGTCACCGAGCGCCCTTTCACGGCGGAGGAGGCCGAGACGGCCGCGCGGATGTTCAAGGCGCTCGGCGACCCGGTGCGGCTTCGGCTGTTCTCGGCTGTGGCCTCGCACGAGGGCGGCGAGGCTTGTGTGTGCGACATCTCCGACGTGGGCGTTTCTCAGCCGACCGTCTCCCACCACCTGAAGAAGCTCAAGGAAGCCGGGCTGCTTACGTCCGAGCGGCGCGGCACCTGGGTCTACTACCGAGTCGAGCCGACAGTCCTCGCGGCGATGGGGCAGCTGCTGGTCAAGGCCGCGCCGACCGCAGCCTGA